The Chloroflexota bacterium genome includes a window with the following:
- a CDS encoding IS5/IS1182 family transposase: GRKNRTEPRYYDVHLYKERHLVECFINKIKQYRRIFSRFDKLARRYLGFLRFAATLIWLR, encoded by the coding sequence GGCCGCAAGAACCGAACGGAGCCCCGTTATTACGATGTCCATCTTTACAAGGAGCGCCACCTGGTCGAGTGCTTCATCAACAAGATCAAGCAATATCGCCGCATCTTCTCTCGATTCGATAAACTTGCTCGGCGTTATCTCGGTTTCCTGCGCTTTGCTGCAACCCTTATCTGGTTGCGCTA